A portion of the Chiloscyllium punctatum isolate Juve2018m chromosome 5, sChiPun1.3, whole genome shotgun sequence genome contains these proteins:
- the LOC140477155 gene encoding uncharacterized protein has translation MQDLQPTLYTRYIDDIFFLWTLGEESLIKLHSDINKFHPTIKLTKDYSRLSVSFLDMCVSINDGHLSTTLYRKPTVNLTMLHLSSFRPKCIKTAIPYEQALRIRRISSDEEERDGYLEVLKDALTRTGYDAQLIDRQFQRATARNRNDLLRRQTRAATNRVPFVVQYFPGAEKLHHLLRDLQHIINEDEHLTKTFPTPPLLAFKQLPNLKQIIVRSKLPSSQDHSIQPGHGGRCKTCQIVDIDTTITRGNISHLVHGRYSCDSANVVYLICCRQGCLEAWYIGETEQRPQQGMNGHRTTINRQEGSLPVGEHFSGPGHSASDLRVTILQGGLRDR, from the exons atgcaggatctccaaccaacattgtacaccaggtacattgatgacattttcttcctctggacccttggcgaggagtcactgataaaactacacagtgacatcaacaagtttcatcccaccatcaaactcaccaaggactactctcgactgtctgtctcattcttggacatgtGCGTCTCCATCAATgacggacacctcagcaccacactctaccgcaaacccacagtcAACCTTACAATGCTACACCTCTCCAGCTTCCGCCCAAAAtgtattaaaacagccattccctatgaacaagccctacgcatacgcCGGATcagctcagatgaggaggaacgtgacggatacctggaagtactcaaggatgccctcacaagaacggggtacgatgctcaactcatcgaccgccagttccaacgtgccacagcaaggaaccgtaatgacctcctcaggagacagacacgtgctgcaactaacagggtaccctttgttgttcagtacttcccaggggctgaaaaattacaccatcttcttcgtgacctgcaacacattatcaatgaggatgagcatcttaccaagaccttccccacacctccactacttgcctttaaacaactgccaaacctcaaacagatcattgttcgtagcaaactgcccagctctcAGGACCACTCCATACAACCcggtcacggtggacgctgcaagacgtgtcagattgtggacatagataccactattacgcgtgggaacatctcccaccttgtacatggcaggtactcatgtgactcagccaacgttgtctatcttatatgttgcaggcaaggatgcctggaggcatggtacattggggaaaccgagcaaaggccaCAACAAGGGATGAATGGGCAccgtacaacaatcaacagacaggagggttccctcccagttggggaacacttcagtggtccaggacattcagcctcggaccttcgggtgaccatcctccaaggtggacttcgggacag atga